CAACAACAAGGTCATATTCCCAATATTGAGTTCTGTTGTTTCGCGGATTGGTAGAAGCAATTTCTACGTTAGGAATTAAAAAATAATTTTCAGGAAGATTAACTTCCAGAAAATCCAATAATCGCTTTTCTCCGGCATTAACTACGTTCTCAAAATAGGGTGGTTTTAAGATTTTTGCCATGATTCTATTTCTTTTTCTATGAGGTTAATAGCAGTTTCTTCTTCTTTAAAAGCTACGTACATTAAATCCTTATATTTCTTTACCGATTCCGTTACTTTTTCATAGACATCTTTTGATGGTACATAAATAGGCAATAAATCTATATGAAATGGTTCTACTCTTTCTATTACAGATCCATATTTAAGAGATTGAATGTATTCATACATAAATTCTGTTTTTAAATATGCAAAAAGATATTCAATTGAAATTTCTGAATTGCCTTTTTCTATACGAATAATATCTTGTGAACCTACTGCCTTTTTCTCTTCATATTCTTTACTAATCAATTTAATATCTCCTACCGTACCTGCACATGTAAATAAAATCTGTCCCTCTTTTAGTGTAAGTTCATTAAGGAATGGTGTTTTCGTCTTTGACAAGTATTCACACGAATTGAATGGATTCATTTTGTTTAATTCCGACCCTTTTATATATGGCAACCCATGCTGCTTTAGTACCTTAATTCTTTTAAAAATACCTGGTCTAAAAACTTTAAACTTTAAATTAGATATAGTTTTAAATGCAACTCCTTTGTCAATTAATTCCCCGTAGGTTTTAACACCTGCATTTACATATACGGGAGAATCTAATCTCTTTTGATAGTTATTAGTAATACTTACAATTGAAGAAGTTCCAAATAAAACCTTTTGGTATTTATTATCTAATTTTAAACTTTCAGAAACAAAAAAAATGGAATTATTTAGTATTTTGTTAGCTTCTGCTCTTTTTCGGGAGGCAGATTGAATTAGGTCATTAATTTCCAATTGTAAATGCTGAGGAAAAATAGGAATTGGTAAATTCATTATATGATGAGGTTCGATATGCTGTACAACCCCTCCATATCCAGATTGCGTCAACAATCCGTATCCATATTTAGAAGATAAGTATGCATATAAGAAACCTTTTTTTATTGTATTTTCTTTTGGTATCACTCTAATTAGATCGTGAGTTCCAACTCTTCCTTCAAAATCGTCATTTGTATATACAGTATTACCTATAGTACCTGAACAAGTAATCAAGATCCAATCTTTTTGAATTTTTAACGTCTGTGCTTTATTAGTGAGTTTTTTGGAAATGTACTTCCTACTGTTAATGTCTGATTTTATCATGTCTGAACCAGTTAAATACGGCCATCCGTGATCTTCGTCTTTAACATATGCTCTTTTGAATATATTGCCTGAAAAAATTCTTTCACTTTCTTTAGATAATATAGTCAATTCATAAGGGCATTTCTTCAGTTTAATTTTAGTTACTGGACCATCACTTAAATGAAAAGATGCATCAAGTCTCAAATCGCTTTCTGAAAACCAACTATTTTTAATGTTTAATATTTTCATCTGATTTTAAGAGTTAACAAATTGAAGATAAGCTTTAGATATTTTTGGTAAATCATCATCTAATTTCTTAATTTTTTCTTTCCTGCTTTTTACATGATTTGTGCCGTCTTTTCTTGTCAAGAAGTACTCGGTTATATTTTCAAAAAGCAATTCTGCACCGTCTTCGTCTCTAAGATAAATTGGATTCCCTCTACGGTCTTTACCTAGTTTTTCAGCAATAGCCATAAATACTTCATAATCTTCCAAACTATCTTGAGCTAATTGTTTTTCTAATTCAGTTTTCTTTTCTAAGAAAAGCAAAGAAGCTTGTACACCAACTTGAGGTAAAAAAGCTTCTACTGCCAAATCAACAGAAGCTAAAATTTTAAACTTTTCTAATATCCAACCTCTTACCTTTAACATATTAGGATTTCCTAAAATACCATCAGGCAATACAATAGCCATTCGTCCACCAGGTTTTAAAAAAGTATAACAAGCTTCAATAAATAGTACTTCTGGTGCATCACTGTATTTAGAAAGTTCATAGCGTTCAGCTACTTCTTTTTCTACTTTTACTTTAGCCCCAAAGGGCGGGTTAGTAAAAATCACATCAAAAGTGCCACGGGCATCATTAAAATATCGGTCTTCAACATCTCCCATAACGGTGAGACTTCGGTTTATAGCAGTTTCAATTTTCGTAATCTCTTCAGGATGATCCCATTTCGGGTAAGCAAGTGAATTAACATGAAAAACATTAGCATGACCGTCACCAGCCATGACCATATTCATCCTTGCTGCTTTTTTTAAATCAGGATCGAAATCAAAACCAAAAATGCTATTTTCTGCATATTCTTTTACACGTTCATTAACCTCAAAAGAGTTATATTTAGCTGTCAAAAGAGGTCCATTTAAATCAGGATATAATTCTTGGGCGATTTGTTTTCGCACATGGTCAAGTACCATAACAATAAATCCACCTGAACCACACGCTGGATCTAGAACACGATGTTTTTCAGTTGGATCAAGCATTTCAACCATCGCCTTTACAATGTTTCTAGGGGTGAAAAATTGTCCCGCCTCTTGTTTTAAGGTGTTACTTACAATAGTTTCATATGCCATTCCTTTCACGTCAATAGAGGCATTCAAGAAAGAATATTTTGCAAGTTCACCAGCTATAAACGCCACTCCTTTATCTGTCAATTCGATTCCCTCATTTCCCGTAAAAACTTCCGAAAACATGGAGTTATCTTTTAACTTTTGAAAGATAGCTTTAATTCTATCAGCAACAGCTTTTCTTCCAGCTTCTGTATTTTGTTCTTTAACACCAACCCAAAACTCTCTTCTATAACTAATATCAATCTCAATAAATCTTCGCTTTTCATCATAAAGTTTACAGAAAATGAGGTTTAGCAATTGCCAAAAAGCATCTTTTTTTCGTCCTTCATTTCCGTAAATATAATCATGAGCTCTTTTAAAAACCTTTATCAATGAGTCATTTGCAGGTATTCTACTATAAGATCGATCAGCTCTATCAATATCTGCTAATGTTTCTCCTTCACCAGGAAAATCAGACAAGTCAGTAAATATAAAATCGTAACTTATTGCATCATCTTCTTTTTGTAAAAAATGATAACTAGAACCATTTGCCCACAATCCGAAGTGACAGCTTTCCACAGACGCCATTGCATTTTCAAGGGTTACAGTTAACCCCTTTTTGCTGTCAGTTTCTTTTATTTTATCATCTTGAACCACACAAATTCTGATTATGTTACTTTGTATATGGATTTTACCCTTTTCAAAAACAACTAATTCAACTTTCTGTTTTTTAGCTTTTCCTGTATCTGGGTCAACAAACTCAATTTTGAAGTCACGTTCCATATCATCCAAATCAAAACCATACTCCTCATTAAGCATGCGAACAACCGACTGAAGATTAACTTCTGCGCTAGTGGCTTTCTTTGCTTCAAAAGTCAGCAAGCAAAGAACCTGATTATCGTCTAAAATTATTTCATCTTGGGTATTAGTCTCATTAGTCATTATTTATATTTTGTATAAGTTGTTCAATTTCTTTTCGTTGGTCTCTTCTCGCAGCATACCTGAGAAGCTTATTTTTATTTACATTGTATTTTTTAAAAGCATTTTTAAAAATTTCCTCAATGGAGTAATCTAAATATTTTAGATAATTTTCAGAAAGTAGCCAGGCATTGACCAAAACACCTTCAATGGTAGGCAATATATAATCTCCATTATTTTGTATTGGAGTTTCAGAAATTAAAGGATACAATAATATCACATCACTTTGTGGAAGAATATAGCGTTGGATAATTTCATGATTAGGCTCTAAAAAGGTTGGCTTGCTAAATAACTGCATTTGATTAAATAAGTCATTAAGTCCTTCTTTTTGCACTAACAAAAAAACTGTTCTTTTATCATTCTCCTTGTTAATAATTAAATCAAGCATTTCTGTATCCCAAACAACTAATTCCGATGAAACAAGTGATTTAGTTTTATTATAAATCCGCTTTGTTTTCAAACTTGCTTCTGCAGTAAATTCTGGTTTAAAATCAAAAGTGTACAAACCTCGACCTGATTGATAGATAAGATTGTCATTTTTTAGCTGATTAATTTTCCATGAAATTGTATTAGTAGACAAATCTGGGAATAGGTTCAAAAGAAACAGACCTAATTCTTTAGATGTAATTGCTTTTTGTTTAGAAAAATTTTCTTTAATTGCAAAAGCTAGCTCTGTATTTTTCATATTATTTTTTAGCAAGATCAAAGATAACTAAATACTATCTATTCCACAAAACTTTGGCAATTTTTTTTTAAAAATGCCAATATATTGAACATTAATCTAAAAGTTTAAAAATGACAAACTCAATTATTTTCAGTTTTTCACAATTGAGAATATAACCTTGAAGATTTTCTTTTATTGATTTGTCATTCGAAGTTTATT
This portion of the Flavobacterium gelatinilyticum genome encodes:
- the mads5 gene encoding methylation-associated defense system restriction endonuclease subunit S MAD5 encodes the protein MKILNIKNSWFSESDLRLDASFHLSDGPVTKIKLKKCPYELTILSKESERIFSGNIFKRAYVKDEDHGWPYLTGSDMIKSDINSRKYISKKLTNKAQTLKIQKDWILITCSGTIGNTVYTNDDFEGRVGTHDLIRVIPKENTIKKGFLYAYLSSKYGYGLLTQSGYGGVVQHIEPHHIMNLPIPIFPQHLQLEINDLIQSASRKRAEANKILNNSIFFVSESLKLDNKYQKVLFGTSSIVSITNNYQKRLDSPVYVNAGVKTYGELIDKGVAFKTISNLKFKVFRPGIFKRIKVLKQHGLPYIKGSELNKMNPFNSCEYLSKTKTPFLNELTLKEGQILFTCAGTVGDIKLISKEYEEKKAVGSQDIIRIEKGNSEISIEYLFAYLKTEFMYEYIQSLKYGSVIERVEPFHIDLLPIYVPSKDVYEKVTESVKKYKDLMYVAFKEEETAINLIEKEIESWQKS
- the mads2 gene encoding methylation-associated defense system DNA methyltransferase MAD2; the encoded protein is MTNETNTQDEIILDDNQVLCLLTFEAKKATSAEVNLQSVVRMLNEEYGFDLDDMERDFKIEFVDPDTGKAKKQKVELVVFEKGKIHIQSNIIRICVVQDDKIKETDSKKGLTVTLENAMASVESCHFGLWANGSSYHFLQKEDDAISYDFIFTDLSDFPGEGETLADIDRADRSYSRIPANDSLIKVFKRAHDYIYGNEGRKKDAFWQLLNLIFCKLYDEKRRFIEIDISYRREFWVGVKEQNTEAGRKAVADRIKAIFQKLKDNSMFSEVFTGNEGIELTDKGVAFIAGELAKYSFLNASIDVKGMAYETIVSNTLKQEAGQFFTPRNIVKAMVEMLDPTEKHRVLDPACGSGGFIVMVLDHVRKQIAQELYPDLNGPLLTAKYNSFEVNERVKEYAENSIFGFDFDPDLKKAARMNMVMAGDGHANVFHVNSLAYPKWDHPEEITKIETAINRSLTVMGDVEDRYFNDARGTFDVIFTNPPFGAKVKVEKEVAERYELSKYSDAPEVLFIEACYTFLKPGGRMAIVLPDGILGNPNMLKVRGWILEKFKILASVDLAVEAFLPQVGVQASLLFLEKKTELEKQLAQDSLEDYEVFMAIAEKLGKDRRGNPIYLRDEDGAELLFENITEYFLTRKDGTNHVKSRKEKIKKLDDDLPKISKAYLQFVNS
- a CDS encoding DUF6577 family protein, with protein sequence MKNTELAFAIKENFSKQKAITSKELGLFLLNLFPDLSTNTISWKINQLKNDNLIYQSGRGLYTFDFKPEFTAEASLKTKRIYNKTKSLVSSELVVWDTEMLDLIINKENDKRTVFLLVQKEGLNDLFNQMQLFSKPTFLEPNHEIIQRYILPQSDVILLYPLISETPIQNNGDYILPTIEGVLVNAWLLSENYLKYLDYSIEEIFKNAFKKYNVNKNKLLRYAARRDQRKEIEQLIQNINND